The DNA region CTTTGCAATCTGGTAAAAAAATATCACAATTAATAGAAAAATCAACTTTCAAATCATATAAAGGAGATCACTATTTCTTTTGTAAAAATGCAGAAGATATAGCAAAGTGTATAGAAGATGGAATACTTTAATTTATTTACTGAGATAATTTTTATTATGGCTTTAGGTTGGTATTTGATTACTAACTTACAATGGTATAACTATAAGTTAGATAGAGTTGTCTTAAAACATCATAAACAAGAATGGCACTTCACTTATTTTGTATTTCCAATTTTAATATTTTATTTGTTAGAGCCTATTGCTTTTGATATTTTCTTTTATGTATTTTATGCAGGATTATTTTATTTTTGGAATAAAAGACTTGATAGACCTTTAGTTTTGACTTCTAGAGTAAAAAGATTTTTAGCAATTTTACTTTTTATTACTTTTGCTATACAAGCACTTTGTTTAGCAAGTGAAAGTTGTTCATTTTCACCTATATTTATTCCTTTAATTTTAGCATATGTAATCTCTATGATATTAGAAAAACTATTTTTTATCTCTTTTAAGAATCAAGGTAAAAAACGTGTACAAAGTATGAAAGATTTAAAAATAGTTGCAATTACTGCTTCATATGGTAAAACTTCTATGAAAAACTATTTATATCAAGTGCTTAGACACAAATTTATAACTTATAAAACTCCAAGATCAGTAAATACTATTGCTGGAATAGTTTTAGATGTAAATAGAGATTTACCAGCAAATACACAAGTTTATATAGTTGAAGCTGGAGCAAGACAAGAGGGTGATATTTTAGAAATAACTGAATTTCTTGAACCTCAATATTGTGTAATAGGAAGTGTTGGGGAACAACATATTGAATATTTTAAAACTTTAGAAAATATTATAAGAACTAAATCAGAGCTTTTACAATCACCTAGAATGAAAAAAGGTTTTGTACATGAAAGTGTACCATTACAAGCACATCCATCAATTATAAGATTTCCAGATAACTTAAATATAACACATAGCACTCTTAATGGGATATGGTTTGATGTCCAAATAAATGGTCAAATAGAACATTTTCATGCACCATTATTGGGAAGTTTTAATGCAATAAACCTTACAGCAGTTATTCATGTAGCTTTAGAATTAGGTATGAGTTTGGATGAAATTAAAGTAGCTTTTGAAAAACTAGAATCAGTTCCTCATAGACTACAACTAATAAAAGCTGGTGGAAAAGTAATAGTAGATGATAGTTTCAATGGAAATCTAGAAGGAATGCTTGAAGCTGTAAATATCTGTTCTAGTTATGAAGGTAGAAAAATAATAGTTACTCCAGGATTAGTTGAATCAACTGATTCTGCAAATATACTTTTAGCAAAAGAGATTAATAAACATTTTGATATTGCAATTATTACAGGAAAATTAAATTCACATTTATTAAGTGATAATATAGATAAAGAGAAAGTTATTATTTTAAAAGATAAATCAATTTTAGAAGATACTTTAGCTAAACAGACTAGAACAGGAGATTTAATTCTTTTTGCAAATGATGCACCAAATTTTATTTAATTTTATAAATCCTGCTAAAAGTAGAGTGATAAGATAAAGGTCCCTTCAAAACTGGGACAGTTTATAATAAAAAACAACTCGTTGTTTTCTTTAGAGTTTGCTACTTTAAGGATTTTTTATAAATCCTGCTAAAAGTAGAGTGATAAGATAAAGGTCCCTTCAAAACTGGGACAGTTTTTAAGGATAGAAAAAATGGAACATTTATACGCACCTTGGCGATATTCATATGTTACAGATGAAAAAATAGATGGATGTATTTTTTGCCATATTTCAAAAAATGTTGAGGAAGAAAAATATCAAGTTCTTTTTCATGATGAGTTATGTTATGTAGTGATGAATAAATTTCCTTATTCTCCTGGCCATTTGATGGTAATACCACATTTTCATACAGATAAAATAGAAGAACTTTCTGATGATATATGGGCAAGAATGAGCATAAGAATAAGACAATCAGTAAAACTATTAAAAGATATTATGCCTTGTGAAGGTGTAAATATTGGTATGAATTTAGGTAAAACAGCAGGAGCAGGAATAGCTCAACATGTACACTATCATGCTTTACCAAGATGGGCTGGTGATACAAATTTTATTTCAACTATTGCAGGAAATAGAGTATATCCAGCTGATTTTGATGAGATATTTATAAAGCTTAAAAAACAAGCTTCTAATTATTTTCTTTAATATATAAGAAAATTCTTTATAATTGATGAAATTATTATGAATATAAAAGCAGTTTAAAATATGATTAAAATTTTAATATTATTTTTATTATTAATACACTCAACAAATCTTTTTGCTCAAGTAGATTTAGTAAAAGTTATTAAATCAAAAAATCTTATGTATTTAATGGATGGAAAAAAAATTATAAAAACATATAAAGTTTCACTTGGAGCTAATCCTAAAGGTCATAAGGAAAAAGAGGGGGATGAAAAAACTCCAGAAGGAACTTATATATTAGATTATGTGAAAAGTAATTCTTCTTTTTATAAAGCGATGCATATTTCATATCCAAATAAAAAAGATAAAATAAATGCGAAAAAGAGAGGTGTTAGTCCAGGTGGATTTATAATGGTTCATGGACAAAAAAATGGATTTTCATTTTTTTCATTTATATCACAAAATTTTAACTGGACTAATGGTTGTATTGCAATAACAAATAAGCAAATGGATGAATTTTTGTCTTTAGTTAAAGTGGGAACTAAAATAAATATTGTTTATTAATTGAAAAAGAAGAGTTTTTACTCTTCCATATTTTCTTGACTCTCTTCAAGTAGTTTTTCTATTTTTTCATAAACTTCTTCAGCTTGCTTATCATCCATTTTATTTTCATTTATAGCTTGTACAATATTTTGAAGTTCTACTAAGAAATCTTCCATCTCTTTTACTTCTTCTTTATTGTCATCTGTTTGCTCACCTTTTTCTATTATTTCGTGTAAGTCATCAATATAAGCTTCAACTTCTGGTATCATAACTGTTTGAACTACTTCTAATAAGTCTTCTTTTATTTGGCTCATTTATATTCCTAATTTTTTTCTTGATTATATAAAAGATACTCTTAATGTTACTGATTTATAAATAAGTAAATAAAAATATTTCTATATACGATTATTATTTTTGTTATTCACAATTTTTTAGTATGATACATATTATTAATAATATAGTTTGTAAAGGATACTTTATGAAAAAAGATATAGTAATAATTGGTGGAGGAATAGTTGGACTTAATTGTGCATATTTTTTACAAAAAGCTGGAAGACAAGTTACAATAATAGATGAAAATGATATTACAAACTCTACATCATTTGGAAATGCTGGTTTATTATCTTCTTATGATAAAACACCTTTAAGTTATCCTGGTGTAGTTACAAATACACTAAAACTTATGTTAAAAGGGCAATCTCCTGTTATATTACATCCAACTACTGATTTGAAAATATATAATTGGCTTACTAAGTTTATATTAAGTGCAAATGAAAAAAGATGTAAAAAAACTATGATGTTATTTGAAAAATTTGGTGAAATATCTTTGCAGTTTTATGAAAAAATGATTAAAGAAGACAATTTGGATTTTGATTATCATAGAGATGGAATGTTATCTGTATTTACAGAAGATAAAAGTTATGAAGATAAGTTAAAAAAATATAATATTTCAGATGATGATAGATTTGAAATATTAAATCACTTACAAATTAAAGAATACGTACCTACAATCACATCAAAAGCAAAAGGTGCAATACTATTCAAAAAGAATGCTCATTTTGATTCTAGACGTGTTATGAGTGAATTAAAACGACATTTAGAAGAGATTGGAGTTGAGTTTATACTAAATGAAAGAGTAGAGCAGTTAGATATAAAAAATGATAAAATAAAATATATAATAACATCAAGTGGAAATCTGTACAAAGCAGAACATACTATCATGTCAACAGGTTATCAAACATTACTAGCAAGGCAGTGTAACAAAGAGTTAGTTATGACCCCTGCAAAAGGATATAGTATTACTTTTGATATGCCAATAGAACTTAAACCAAAAACTTCTACACTATTTAATGATTTGTTTATTGTAATGACTCCAAGAAGAGATAATGTAAGATTAACATCAAAATTAGAAATTGGTAGCACAGACCCAAAAGTAATACAAAAACAAATAGATAGTATAAAAAACAACTTTTTTGCATACAATGAATCTTTTGATATGAAAAATGAAGTTACATGGACAGGCTTTAGACCTCTAACACCAAATGATATACCACTAATAGGAAAAGATGAAAAGATATCAAATTTAACTTATGCTATGGGACTTGGATGGCTTGGAATGACCTTTGCTCCTGCAATTGGCTCTATTATTAGTGATTTAGTAGCAAATGATAAAACAAATGCACAAAGTGATGGAATATTAATGTTCTCTGGATTTTATCAGTAAGAAGTAAGTTTAATATTCTAACTTTATAAATTAAAACTAATTATTTATATTAGAAGTATATTTAGATAATCAAAAATGATTATCTAAAATACAAAAGCTATATCTTTAAGACTTAGTTGATACATAGTAACTTTAACACCATCAGAATCGACTATATTATATATAATAGTATATTCATCTGCATTTTCAATGTCTGGATTGCTTTTTGCAAACTCTTCAAATTTTTTGTTATCTATTATTGAATAGATAAATTGTGCTTTTTCTTTAAACTTATCATTATTAATATATAAATCAAATATTTGTTTGTGTTCTACATTGTCATATTTATTTACAAAGTTTTTATTATATAACTCTTCAACTAAATCTGATTTATTGAAATTTTTTGTGTTATATACATAATAATCTTTGTGTAAAAGTTCATTTAGATTTTCAGTAATTAAAAAGTGATTATATTTTTTATAATTATCTTCATTTGAAATTTCACTAATATATTCAATCATATTACTCCTTTGATTTATAAAAGTTTATTCAAATTTTACTTTTATATATATAAATAGAGTTTTTATCCTTTATAAAAGGAATAAAATAAGAAAAATAGCATTAAAAATGACAAATTACTTAAATATTAACAAAAAAATAGTTTTATTCCTTTTTTAAAGGAAATAAATTTCAGTATTTATTTTAAGAAGCCCCATAATTATTGACTTTTTGTTGAAAATAAGTTATAATCCGCGTCCATAAATTTTAGTTAGGGTGCTTTTTTAGTACGTCTAACGAGTTCTTTAAAGGAAAAAAATGGAAAAAATTAGATTAAAGCTTAAAGCTTATGATCATAGAGTTTTAGACAGAAGTGTTGCTTCTATTGTTGAAGCTGTTAAAAGAACTGGTGCTGAGTTAAGAGGTCCAATTCCTCTTCCAACAAAAGTGAGAAAATATACAGTTCTTAAAGGACCTCACGTAAATAAAGACGCTAGAGAGCAATTTGAGATCAGAGTACACAGCAGAATTATTGATATTATTGCTGCAACTCCAGATACAGTTGATTCTTTAATGAAACTTGATTTAGCTCCAGAAGTGGACGTTGAAGTTAGATCAATGGGTCAAGAATAATAAGAAAGGGTAAAAAATGGAATTCATAGTTGAAAAAATCGGTATGAGCAGAACTGTTTCAGTTCCAAGTGTTCCTGTTACACTTTTAAAAGTTCTTGATACAAAAGTATGTGAGATCTCTGAAAACGGTAAAGCTATCGTTGCTTATAGCAATGGTAAAAAATTCAATAAAACAATTGAAGGTCAACAAAAAAAGTTTAATTTAAGTAAAGAGTTTAATAGATTTGCAACAATTTCTGTAGCAAATACTGAAGCTGGAGACTTAGATTTAGCTGGTTTATCAGAAGCTAAGGTATTAAAATCTACGTTTAAAACTAAAGGTAGAGGTTTCCAAGGTGGAGTTAAAAGATGGAACTTCGCTGGTGGTAGAGCTTCACACGGTCACAGAATGGGTAGAAGAACAGGTTCTATCGGTAACTGCGAATGGCCAGGAAGAGTTATGCCAGGGAAAAAGATGCCAGGTCAATACGGAAATACTAACGTAACAGTTAAAAATGAAGTTGTTTCATTTGATGCTGAAACTGGAATTTTAGTTGTAAAAGGTTCAATATCTGGGCCAAACGGTGCATTAGGAAAAGTAAAGGTTGCTAAATGAGTAAAGCAATAGTATTAAACGAAAAATTTGAAAATAACGGTGAATTAGAATTACCTGCAAGTTATGCTGAGATTAACTCTCACAACTTATACGTTTATGTAAAGTCACATCTTGCTTCTTTAAGAGCAAATACTGCTAGAGTTAAGAATAGAACTGAAGTTAGAGGTGGTGGTAAAAAACCAAAAGCTCAAAAAGGTTCAGGTGGTGCTAGATGGGGTTCTAAAAGATCTCCTTTATTTGTTGGTGGTGGACAAATTTTCGGACCAACAAAAAGAAACTACAATCAAAAAGTTAATAAAAAGCAAAAAGTATTAGCATTATCTTATGCTTTAAATGCTCATGCTAATCAAAACTCACTTTTTGTAGTTGATTCTGTAAAAGTTGAGTCAGGTAAGACTAAAGATGCAGTTGCGGTTTTAAATAAATTAGCAAAAAGAGATACATTAGTTGTAGTTGATACAATTGATGAAAAAACTTATTTAGCATTTAGAAACATTAAAAACTGTTATGTTATTGAGAAGCAAGAAGTTAATGCTTATTTAATTTCTGCATACCATTCAATACTAATTGAAAAATCAGTATTCGATGCACTAACAAAAGAGGCGTAAAAATGGCAGATATTACAGATATTAAAGCAATATTATATACAGAAAAAACTATTGAACTTCAAGAAAACGGTGTTATCGTTGTTCAAACTAGTCCTAGAATGACTAAGGCTGGTTTAAAAGAAGTTTTTAAAGAGTATTTTGGTGTAACACCTTCAAAGGTTAACTCATTAAGACAAAGTGGTAAAGTTAAAAGATTTAGAGGAAGATTAGGTAAAAGACCTGATTTCAAAAAATTCTATGTAACATTACCTGAGGGCGCTGAAATAGCGAACCTATCAGCATAAGGAGTATAAAGTATGGCATTAAAAAAATTTAGACCAATAACTCCTGCAAGAAGATTCATGTCAGTTATGGATACTTCTGATATTACTTCTAAACCAACAGTAAGAAGCTTACTTAAAAGAGTAAAAGCAAGTGCTGGTAGAAATAATAACGGTAGAATCACTTCTAGACATAAAGAAGCAGGTGCTAAAAAATTATATAGAATTATAGATTTCAAAAGAAACAAGTTTGGTGTTGAGGGTACTGTATCAACAATAGAGTACGATCCATACAGAAATTGTAGAATTTGTTTAATCTCTTATGCTGATGGTGATAAAAGATATATTTTACAACCATCTGGATTAAAAGTTGGTGCTAAAGTTCAAGCTGCTGAGTCTGGATTAGATATTGTTCCAGGTAATGCAATGAAACTTAGTAGTATCCCTGTTGGTACTATGGTTCATAATATTGAATTAAAACCAGGTAAAGGTGGTCAAATTGCAAGATCAGCTGGTGGTTATGCACAAATCATGGGTAGAGAAGATAAATATGTTATCTTAAGATTACCTTCTGGAGAAATGAGAAAAATCCTAGGTGTTTGTATGGCGACTGTTGGTATTGTTGGAAATGAAGATTTCATCAATATGGTAGTAGGTAAAGCTGGTAGAAGTAGACATCTTGGTATTAGACCTCAAACTAGAGGTTCTGCAATGAACCCAATTGATCACCCACACGGTGGTGGTGAAGGTAAAACTAACTCAGGAAGACATCCAGTTACTCCATGGGGTATGCCAACTAAAGGTTACAAAACTAGAAAGAAAAAAGCTAGTGATAAATTAATCATTTCAAGAAGAAAGAAGTAAGGGTTTAAGATGGCAAGATCAATTAAAAAAGGTCCATTTGTAGACGCGCACCTAATGAAAAAAGTTATCAAAGCAACTGAAGCTAATGATAAAAAACCTATCAAAACATGGTCAAGAAGATCTACAATTTTACCAGATATGATTGGATTAACATTCAACGTGCACAATGGTAGAAACTTTGTTCCTGTATTAATTACAGAAAATCATGTTGGATACAAATTAGGTGAATTCGCACCAACTAGAACTTTTAAGGGACATAAAGGTTCTGTACAAAAGAAGGTAGGTTAAGAAATGGGTAAAGCAATATTAAAATTTATTAGAGTTTCTCCAACTAAAGCAAGATTAATTGCAAGAGAAGTTCAAGGTATGAATGCTGAATATGCAATTGCTTCATTAGAGTTCACTCCTAATAAAGCTGCAGGAATTATTTCAAAAGTTATCGCATCTGCTGTTGCAAATGCAGGTTTAGAGCCAGAAGAAGCAGTTATTACTTCTGCTAGAGTAGATAAAGGTCCAGTTCTAAAAAGATTTACTCCAAGAGCAAGAGGTTCTGCTTCACCTAAGCATAAACCAACTGCACACATTATGATTGAAGTGGCTGCTGCTGAAAAAGGAGATAAATAATGGGTCAAAAAGTTAATCCAATAGGTTTAAGATTAGGTATTAATAGAAATTGGGAATCAAGATGGTTTCCTTCATTCGATAAAATGCCAACTAACGTTGCTGAAGATGATAAAATTAGAAAATTCGTTAAAAAAGAATTATACTATGCAGGTGTTGCACAAACTATCGTAGAAAGAACTGCTAAAAAAGTTAGAGTTACTATCGTTGCTGCTAGACCAGGTATTATCATTGGTAAAAAAGGTGCTGATGTTGAGAAATTAAAAGCAAGTCTTTCTAAATTAGTTGGTAAAGAAATTGCTGTTAATATCAAAGAAGAAAGAAAACCACAAATCTCTGGTCAACTTGCTGCTGAAAATGTTGCTCAACAATTAGAAAGAAGAGTTGCATTTAGAAGAGCTATGAAAAGAGTTATGCAAAATGCACTTAAATCTGGTGCAAAAGGAATTAAAGTTTCTGTATCTGGTAGACTTGGTGGAGCTGAAATGGCAAGAACTGAGTGGTACTTAGAAGGTAGAGTTCCTTTACATACTTTAAGAGCAAGAATTGATTACGGTTTTGCTGAAGCTCATACAACTTATGGTTGTATTGGTATTAAAGTTTGGATTTTCAAAGGTGAGGTACTTGCTAAAGGTATTCCTACAGAAAAAGCTGAAACTTCTAAACCAAAAAGAAGACCAAGTAAAAGAAGAGGTAAATAATCATGTTAATGCCTAAAAGAACAAAATACAGAAAGCAAATGAAAGGACGAAATAGAGGTAAAGCTCAAAGAGGTAACTTCTTAGCTTACGGTGATTTCGGACTTAAAGCTTTAGAACATGGTAGAATTGACTCAAGACAAATTGAAGCTGCCAGAATTGCAATGACAAGAAAGATCAAGAGACAAGGGAAAGTTTGGATTAAAGTATTCCCTGACAAACCTCTTACTGCTAAACCATTAGAAACAAGAATGGGTAAAGGTAAAGGTGCAGTTGACAAATGGGTTATGAATATTAAGCCTGGTAGAGTTTGTTTCGAGATGGCTGGTGTTAGTGAAGAGTTATCAAGAGAAGCTTTAACTTTAGCTCAACATAAATTACCATTTAAGACTAAAATTGTAAGTAGAGATAGCGAAAATGAATTATACTGATTTAAAAGATAAAAGCTTAACAGAGTTAAACGAGTTATTAAAAGAGAAAAAGGTGCTTCTTTTTGAATTAAAAGCAAAGCTAAAAACTATGCAGTTAACAAATACATCTGAATTAAAAGCGGCTAAAAAAGACATCGCTAGAATTCAAACAGCTATTACTGCAGCTAAGTAACAAGGATCTAAAGTATGAGTACACATAAAAGAGAGATTCATGGTGTTGTGGTAAAAAGATCTGGAGATAAAACTGCTTCTGTATTAGTTACAAGACAAGTTTTACACCCTAAATACCACAAAACTGTAAAAAGATTTAAAAAATACTTAGTTCATGATGAAAAAAATGAATTAAACGTTGGTGACACAGTAGTTGCTATTGAGTGTAGACCACTTTCAAAAACTAAGTCTTTTAGATTAAAGAAAATTGTAGCTACAGGAGTTAAATAATGATTCAAAGTTTTACTAGATTAAATGTAGCTGATAATACTGGTGCTAAAGAGATTATGTGTATCAAAGTTTTAGGTGGTTCTAAAAGAAGATACGCAACAGTTGGTGACGTTATCGTTGCTTCTGTAAAAAAAGCTCTTCCAACTGGTAAAGTTAAAAAAGGTCAAGTTGTTAAAGCAGTAGTTGTAAGAACTCATAAAGAAGTTCAAAGAGAAAATGGATCTTTAATTAGATTTGATGATAATGCTGCTGTTATCCTTGATGGTAAAAAAGAACCAATTGGAACGAGAATTTTTGGACCTGTAGCTAGAGAAGTTAGATATTCAGGTTTTATGAAAATTGTTTCACTTGCTCCGGAGGTATTATAATTATGGCTATTAAATTAAAAATCAAAAAAGGTGATACTGTAAAAATTATCGCTGGTGATGATAAAGGTAAAACTGGTGAAGTT from Malaciobacter molluscorum LMG 25693 includes:
- a CDS encoding Mur ligase family protein, which encodes MEYFNLFTEIIFIMALGWYLITNLQWYNYKLDRVVLKHHKQEWHFTYFVFPILIFYLLEPIAFDIFFYVFYAGLFYFWNKRLDRPLVLTSRVKRFLAILLFITFAIQALCLASESCSFSPIFIPLILAYVISMILEKLFFISFKNQGKKRVQSMKDLKIVAITASYGKTSMKNYLYQVLRHKFITYKTPRSVNTIAGIVLDVNRDLPANTQVYIVEAGARQEGDILEITEFLEPQYCVIGSVGEQHIEYFKTLENIIRTKSELLQSPRMKKGFVHESVPLQAHPSIIRFPDNLNITHSTLNGIWFDVQINGQIEHFHAPLLGSFNAINLTAVIHVALELGMSLDEIKVAFEKLESVPHRLQLIKAGGKVIVDDSFNGNLEGMLEAVNICSSYEGRKIIVTPGLVESTDSANILLAKEINKHFDIAIITGKLNSHLLSDNIDKEKVIILKDKSILEDTLAKQTRTGDLILFANDAPNFI
- a CDS encoding HIT family protein, giving the protein MEHLYAPWRYSYVTDEKIDGCIFCHISKNVEEEKYQVLFHDELCYVVMNKFPYSPGHLMVIPHFHTDKIEELSDDIWARMSIRIRQSVKLLKDIMPCEGVNIGMNLGKTAGAGIAQHVHYHALPRWAGDTNFISTIAGNRVYPADFDEIFIKLKKQASNYFL
- a CDS encoding L,D-transpeptidase family protein — its product is MIKILILFLLLIHSTNLFAQVDLVKVIKSKNLMYLMDGKKIIKTYKVSLGANPKGHKEKEGDEKTPEGTYILDYVKSNSSFYKAMHISYPNKKDKINAKKRGVSPGGFIMVHGQKNGFSFFSFISQNFNWTNGCIAITNKQMDEFLSLVKVGTKINIVY
- a CDS encoding NAD(P)/FAD-dependent oxidoreductase, encoding MKKDIVIIGGGIVGLNCAYFLQKAGRQVTIIDENDITNSTSFGNAGLLSSYDKTPLSYPGVVTNTLKLMLKGQSPVILHPTTDLKIYNWLTKFILSANEKRCKKTMMLFEKFGEISLQFYEKMIKEDNLDFDYHRDGMLSVFTEDKSYEDKLKKYNISDDDRFEILNHLQIKEYVPTITSKAKGAILFKKNAHFDSRRVMSELKRHLEEIGVEFILNERVEQLDIKNDKIKYIITSSGNLYKAEHTIMSTGYQTLLARQCNKELVMTPAKGYSITFDMPIELKPKTSTLFNDLFIVMTPRRDNVRLTSKLEIGSTDPKVIQKQIDSIKNNFFAYNESFDMKNEVTWTGFRPLTPNDIPLIGKDEKISNLTYAMGLGWLGMTFAPAIGSIISDLVANDKTNAQSDGILMFSGFYQ
- the rpsJ gene encoding 30S ribosomal protein S10; the encoded protein is MEKIRLKLKAYDHRVLDRSVASIVEAVKRTGAELRGPIPLPTKVRKYTVLKGPHVNKDAREQFEIRVHSRIIDIIAATPDTVDSLMKLDLAPEVDVEVRSMGQE
- the rplC gene encoding 50S ribosomal protein L3, whose protein sequence is MEFIVEKIGMSRTVSVPSVPVTLLKVLDTKVCEISENGKAIVAYSNGKKFNKTIEGQQKKFNLSKEFNRFATISVANTEAGDLDLAGLSEAKVLKSTFKTKGRGFQGGVKRWNFAGGRASHGHRMGRRTGSIGNCEWPGRVMPGKKMPGQYGNTNVTVKNEVVSFDAETGILVVKGSISGPNGALGKVKVAK
- the rplD gene encoding 50S ribosomal protein L4, yielding MSKAIVLNEKFENNGELELPASYAEINSHNLYVYVKSHLASLRANTARVKNRTEVRGGGKKPKAQKGSGGARWGSKRSPLFVGGGQIFGPTKRNYNQKVNKKQKVLALSYALNAHANQNSLFVVDSVKVESGKTKDAVAVLNKLAKRDTLVVVDTIDEKTYLAFRNIKNCYVIEKQEVNAYLISAYHSILIEKSVFDALTKEA
- a CDS encoding 50S ribosomal protein L23; its protein translation is MADITDIKAILYTEKTIELQENGVIVVQTSPRMTKAGLKEVFKEYFGVTPSKVNSLRQSGKVKRFRGRLGKRPDFKKFYVTLPEGAEIANLSA
- the rplB gene encoding 50S ribosomal protein L2, whose translation is MALKKFRPITPARRFMSVMDTSDITSKPTVRSLLKRVKASAGRNNNGRITSRHKEAGAKKLYRIIDFKRNKFGVEGTVSTIEYDPYRNCRICLISYADGDKRYILQPSGLKVGAKVQAAESGLDIVPGNAMKLSSIPVGTMVHNIELKPGKGGQIARSAGGYAQIMGREDKYVILRLPSGEMRKILGVCMATVGIVGNEDFINMVVGKAGRSRHLGIRPQTRGSAMNPIDHPHGGGEGKTNSGRHPVTPWGMPTKGYKTRKKKASDKLIISRRKK
- the rpsS gene encoding 30S ribosomal protein S19, with the protein product MARSIKKGPFVDAHLMKKVIKATEANDKKPIKTWSRRSTILPDMIGLTFNVHNGRNFVPVLITENHVGYKLGEFAPTRTFKGHKGSVQKKVG
- the rplV gene encoding 50S ribosomal protein L22 → MGKAILKFIRVSPTKARLIAREVQGMNAEYAIASLEFTPNKAAGIISKVIASAVANAGLEPEEAVITSARVDKGPVLKRFTPRARGSASPKHKPTAHIMIEVAAAEKGDK
- the rpsC gene encoding 30S ribosomal protein S3; this encodes MGQKVNPIGLRLGINRNWESRWFPSFDKMPTNVAEDDKIRKFVKKELYYAGVAQTIVERTAKKVRVTIVAARPGIIIGKKGADVEKLKASLSKLVGKEIAVNIKEERKPQISGQLAAENVAQQLERRVAFRRAMKRVMQNALKSGAKGIKVSVSGRLGGAEMARTEWYLEGRVPLHTLRARIDYGFAEAHTTYGCIGIKVWIFKGEVLAKGIPTEKAETSKPKRRPSKRRGK
- the rplP gene encoding 50S ribosomal protein L16; protein product: MLMPKRTKYRKQMKGRNRGKAQRGNFLAYGDFGLKALEHGRIDSRQIEAARIAMTRKIKRQGKVWIKVFPDKPLTAKPLETRMGKGKGAVDKWVMNIKPGRVCFEMAGVSEELSREALTLAQHKLPFKTKIVSRDSENELY
- the rpmC gene encoding 50S ribosomal protein L29; translated protein: MNYTDLKDKSLTELNELLKEKKVLLFELKAKLKTMQLTNTSELKAAKKDIARIQTAITAAK
- the rpsQ gene encoding 30S ribosomal protein S17; this encodes MSTHKREIHGVVVKRSGDKTASVLVTRQVLHPKYHKTVKRFKKYLVHDEKNELNVGDTVVAIECRPLSKTKSFRLKKIVATGVK
- the rplN gene encoding 50S ribosomal protein L14, whose translation is MIQSFTRLNVADNTGAKEIMCIKVLGGSKRRYATVGDVIVASVKKALPTGKVKKGQVVKAVVVRTHKEVQRENGSLIRFDDNAAVILDGKKEPIGTRIFGPVAREVRYSGFMKIVSLAPEVL